The Labrenzia sp. CE80 genome window below encodes:
- the rpmI gene encoding 50S ribosomal protein L35 — translation MPKLKTKSGAKKRFKLTASGKVKTAQAGKRHGMIKRTTKFIRNARGTTTLAPQDAKIVKQFLPYA, via the coding sequence ATGCCCAAGCTGAAGACGAAGTCTGGAGCCAAGAAGCGCTTCAAGCTGACCGCAAGCGGCAAAGTGAAAACAGCCCAGGCCGGTAAGCGTCATGGCATGATCAAGCGCACGACCAAGTTCATCCGCAACGCCCGTGGCACCACCACGCTGGCACCGCAGGATGCGAAGATCGTGAAGCAGTTCCTGCCGTACGCCTGA
- the rplT gene encoding 50S ribosomal protein L20 — MSRVKRGVTAHARHKKVLKAAKGYYGRRKSTIRVAKQAVEKAGQYAYRDRKAKKRNFRSLWIQRINAAVREQGLTYGRFIDGLNKAGVEVDRKVLSDLAIHQPDAFKALVEKAQGALTA, encoded by the coding sequence ATGTCGCGCGTAAAAAGGGGCGTAACTGCCCATGCACGTCACAAGAAGGTTCTGAAGGCTGCCAAAGGCTACTACGGCCGCCGCAAGAGCACCATTCGCGTCGCAAAGCAGGCGGTCGAAAAGGCCGGCCAGTACGCTTATCGCGACCGGAAAGCCAAGAAGCGCAATTTCCGTTCGCTCTGGATCCAGCGTATCAACGCTGCGGTTCGTGAACAGGGCCTCACATACGGCCGCTTCATCGACGGCCTGAACAAGGCTGGCGTCGAAGTTGACCGTAAGGTTCTGTCCGACCTTGCCATTCATCAGCCGGATGCCTTCAAGGCTCTGGTAGAGAAGGCTCAGGGCGCTCTGACAGCCTGA
- a CDS encoding NAD-dependent epimerase/dehydratase family protein, producing MTDKTALILGATGGSGLAVARALLASGWQIRALHRHPEDVRSQLPQATWIKGDALDSKTVVAAAEGASLIFHGVNPPGYKNWPKLVLPMLESTLAAARASGARIVLPGTIYNYGVGDGPLLSEMSPQKPTTRKGAIRVELEERLRKASEKDGVKVLIVRAGDFFGAETKSSWFSQVMVKPGKPLRKLTYPGRASAGHAWAYLPDFAEAIAQLVAMEGELASFDCYHFRGHWFERGVWIAEEIRTVTGQTNLPIGSLPWWAIKALSPVVPFFREVSEISVFWKNGLCLDNTKLVARLGSEPHTPLPQALRDTLEGLGCLPDRQCDR from the coding sequence ATGACAGACAAGACGGCGTTGATACTTGGAGCGACCGGTGGATCCGGCTTGGCGGTCGCACGGGCCCTATTGGCAAGTGGGTGGCAGATTCGAGCGCTGCATCGTCACCCGGAAGATGTGCGATCGCAGTTGCCGCAAGCGACCTGGATCAAGGGCGATGCGCTCGATAGCAAAACGGTTGTGGCGGCGGCGGAAGGCGCCTCTCTGATTTTTCACGGCGTTAATCCACCTGGCTACAAGAACTGGCCCAAGCTGGTCCTGCCGATGCTTGAGAGCACTCTCGCGGCCGCAAGGGCTAGCGGTGCGCGGATCGTGCTCCCTGGCACCATCTACAATTATGGTGTCGGCGACGGCCCCCTGTTGAGCGAGATGTCCCCTCAAAAACCGACAACGCGCAAGGGCGCAATCCGTGTCGAGCTGGAAGAGCGTTTGCGCAAGGCCAGCGAAAAGGATGGTGTGAAAGTCCTGATTGTTCGGGCCGGGGATTTCTTTGGGGCTGAGACCAAAAGCTCTTGGTTTTCACAGGTGATGGTCAAGCCAGGCAAACCCTTGCGGAAATTGACCTATCCTGGGCGTGCAAGTGCTGGGCATGCTTGGGCCTATTTGCCTGACTTCGCCGAGGCCATCGCGCAGCTTGTGGCTATGGAGGGTGAGCTGGCCTCGTTCGACTGCTATCACTTTCGAGGCCACTGGTTTGAGCGCGGCGTCTGGATAGCTGAAGAGATCCGGACTGTCACGGGCCAAACAAATCTGCCGATTGGCTCCTTACCCTGGTGGGCGATCAAGGCGCTCTCACCAGTCGTGCCGTTTTTTCGAGAGGTCTCTGAGATTTCCGTCTTCTGGAAGAACGGACTGTGTCTCGACAATACCAAGCTGGTTGCGAGGCTCGGCTCCGAGCCGCATACGCCGCTCCCGCAGGCCCTTCGCGACACACTTGAAGGACTTGGCTGCCTGCCTGACCGACAGTGCGATCGGTAG
- a CDS encoding LysR family transcriptional regulator, translating to MNESHAAWDLYRSFLAILREGSLSAAARSLKLTQPTISRHLDQLEASLGTGRLFTRAPQGLTPTDAALRLAPHAEAMESAAAALQRSAAGDPSAMTGVIRIAASDVIGAEVLPGFLGEIRARHPGLVFEISLSNQMTDLLRREADIAIRMTRPNQKALVARRCPDIRLGLFAHPEYLEHHGSPSTTDELENHAIIGFDRDPSAERLLKQFGFSLDPSNFAYRIDNQIAQLSAIRQGCGIGFCQIELATRAPKLTRVLKDDVEIPLESWVTMHEDLKGDQRMRLVFDHLHAAMTSYARSDAGAEVA from the coding sequence ATGAACGAGTCACACGCTGCATGGGACCTCTACCGCTCTTTTCTGGCTATCCTGCGCGAGGGCAGTCTGTCAGCAGCCGCCCGATCCCTGAAACTCACTCAGCCAACGATTTCCCGTCATCTTGACCAGCTCGAAGCCAGTCTCGGCACCGGACGGCTTTTTACAAGAGCTCCCCAAGGCCTGACCCCGACCGATGCCGCCCTTCGACTTGCCCCCCATGCCGAGGCCATGGAGTCAGCAGCCGCAGCACTCCAGCGCAGCGCAGCCGGTGATCCGTCTGCGATGACCGGCGTCATCAGGATCGCGGCAAGCGATGTTATTGGCGCCGAGGTCTTACCCGGGTTCCTCGGGGAAATCCGAGCCCGGCATCCGGGTCTGGTTTTTGAAATCAGCCTGTCCAATCAGATGACGGACCTTCTTCGTCGGGAAGCGGATATTGCCATTCGCATGACCCGCCCAAACCAGAAAGCGCTGGTCGCAAGACGATGTCCGGATATCAGGCTTGGGCTTTTTGCACATCCCGAATACCTTGAACATCACGGCTCACCGAGCACGACCGATGAGCTTGAAAACCACGCCATCATCGGCTTCGATAGGGACCCAAGTGCCGAGCGCTTGCTCAAGCAGTTCGGCTTTTCCTTGGATCCTTCGAATTTCGCCTACAGGATCGATAACCAGATCGCTCAACTCTCCGCTATTCGACAAGGCTGTGGCATCGGGTTTTGTCAGATTGAACTCGCAACACGCGCGCCGAAGCTGACCCGCGTGTTGAAAGATGACGTCGAAATCCCGCTGGAGAGCTGGGTCACCATGCACGAAGACCTCAAGGGCGATCAACGCATGCGCCTTGTCTTCGATCATCTCCATGCCGCCATGACCTCATATGCGAGAAGTGATGCCGGAGCTGAGGTGGCATAA
- a CDS encoding HD domain-containing protein: MTFTTDQEPNSAETDRLARIIGFVQVAEALKDTLRSARTGQGRVESTAEHTWRLCLMIILFEADLADVDVLKLLKICVIHDLGEAISGDVPAPSQSSDDGRAARERQDLLTLCKALPEDLSAEVVMLWDEYADAKSPEAILAKGFDKIETMLQHVKGRNEPDFDYAFNLGYSREATGRHPLLRNLRSLTDNLTQREMIFQAGK; the protein is encoded by the coding sequence ATGACCTTTACGACTGATCAAGAACCAAACTCTGCCGAGACAGATCGCCTCGCCCGCATCATCGGTTTTGTTCAGGTGGCCGAGGCGTTGAAAGATACGTTGCGAAGCGCTCGAACAGGGCAAGGACGTGTTGAAAGCACCGCTGAACACACATGGCGTCTTTGCCTCATGATCATCCTTTTTGAGGCGGACCTGGCCGATGTCGACGTGCTCAAGCTGCTGAAGATCTGCGTCATTCATGATTTGGGGGAGGCGATTTCAGGTGATGTGCCGGCGCCCAGCCAGTCTTCGGACGACGGCCGGGCCGCACGGGAACGTCAGGACTTGCTGACTCTATGCAAGGCGTTGCCCGAAGATCTGTCTGCTGAGGTTGTGATGCTTTGGGACGAGTACGCGGATGCCAAGTCGCCAGAGGCCATTCTTGCCAAGGGGTTCGACAAGATCGAGACCATGCTGCAGCATGTCAAAGGAAGGAACGAGCCTGACTTTGATTATGCTTTCAACCTTGGCTATAGCCGCGAAGCGACGGGTCGGCATCCGTTGCTGAGGAATTTGCGATCACTTACGGATAATCTGACGCAGCGCGAGATGATCTTTCAAGCAGGCAAATGA
- a CDS encoding helix-turn-helix transcriptional regulator: MFQLGMQRQEWFGPTLRRWRTLNRVKQSSLAAEMGVSQTTVSRWESGGLVPEGAHAQRLERLLSARPKSSADHALSELVETSWQPVHLICDFTHRLLAASAARLEDWRVPLSDKLGTSLWRYATDGIRLGEAGLAARGWMEAHPPEVTVLTERMDHRDLTIRAGEIVYTRIALSDGSFARLVRDGARQEQS, from the coding sequence GTGTTTCAGCTTGGCATGCAACGACAGGAGTGGTTTGGGCCTACATTGCGCCGATGGCGCACATTGAACCGGGTCAAGCAATCATCACTCGCTGCCGAAATGGGGGTTTCGCAAACCACTGTGTCCCGCTGGGAAAGTGGCGGGCTGGTTCCTGAGGGCGCGCACGCGCAGCGGCTTGAGCGGCTGCTAAGCGCACGTCCGAAATCCTCCGCAGATCATGCCTTGAGCGAGCTGGTTGAGACATCCTGGCAACCGGTTCACCTCATCTGCGATTTTACCCATCGGCTGCTGGCGGCGTCTGCTGCGCGCCTTGAAGATTGGCGCGTTCCGCTTAGCGACAAGCTTGGAACGTCGCTATGGCGCTATGCGACGGATGGTATTCGCCTTGGTGAGGCTGGGCTTGCGGCGCGGGGCTGGATGGAGGCCCATCCACCGGAGGTAACGGTCTTGACCGAGCGTATGGACCACCGCGACCTGACCATCCGGGCCGGCGAGATCGTTTACACGCGCATCGCATTGTCGGATGGGAGCTTTGCGCGCCTGGTCCGCGATGGAGCTCGTCAGGAGCAGTCATAA